The proteins below are encoded in one region of Phaseolus vulgaris cultivar G19833 chromosome 1, P. vulgaris v2.0, whole genome shotgun sequence:
- the LOC137814617 gene encoding uncharacterized protein isoform X2: MLPCLAGWTFRSLAHSVLLPPLASTRTRFCAKCVVNYSMTVNNNLLSKPIRRANFRLCNVSGYVSEVLEIRAEVPKLHVLLVPGNPGVVLFYKDFVEFLYELLEGTASVTAIGHVSHSRKDSEHGRMFSLQEQIDHKIDFIREELQNIEIPILLVGHSIGSYMSIEIFKKSPEKVKYCIGLYPFLTLNLQSTNQLFIGKIAKSQVLAAALSYLIASLGLLPVQALRFMVRKSLGKSWSVNAVEAACSHLSQYHTMRNVLYLAMTEFRKLSEAPDWTFMRERKAQLTFLFGVDDHWGPLSLLEEMSKQVPGITVSIERENHTHSFCCTEAGSLWVAQHVANCIKKQTACTNQ, encoded by the exons ATGCTTCCTTGCCTCGCTGGTTGGACTTTCCGATCTTTGGCTCACTCTGTGCTGTTGCCTCCTCTCGCTTCCACCAG GACAAGGTTTTGCGCCAAGTGTGTGGTTAATTACAGCATGACTGTGAACAATAATTTGCTTTCCAAACCTATAAGGCGTGCTAATTTTCGATTATGCAATGTGTCAGG TTACGTTTCTGAAGTATTGGAGATTCGGGCTGAGGTTCCTAAACTGCATGTTCTGCTTGTTCCTGGAAACCCAG GTGTTGTTTTATTCTACAAAGACTTTGTGGAATTTCTATATGAGCTGCTGGAGGGAACTGCTTCTGTGACTG CTATCGGCCATGTTTCTCACTCAAGAAAG GACTCGGAACATGGACGCATGTTTTCTTTACAAGAACAAATTGATCACAAG ATTGACTTCATCAGAGAGGAATTGCAAAATATTGAGATTCCTATATTACTG GTTGGGCACTCTATTGGTTCATACATGTCTATTGAAATTTTCAAAAAGTCTCCGGAGAAG GTGAAATATTGCATTGGACTTTATCCATTTTTGACGTTAAACCTGCAATCAACAAATCAGTTATTTATTGGAAAAATTGCAAA ATCCCAAGTTCTAGCTGCTGCTCTTAGTTACCTGATAGCATCATTAGGCTTGCTACCTGTCCAGGCTTTAAGGTTTATGGTCAGAAAATCCCTTGGGAAGTCATGGTCAGTCAATGCGGTTGAGGCTGCATGCTCTCACTTGTCACAG TACCATACCATGCGGAATGTCCTGTATTTGGCCATGACAGAATTCAGAAAG CTTTCAGAGGCACCAGATTGGACATTTATGAGAGAAAGGAAGGCTCAATTGACATTTTTATTTGGTGTTGACGATCACTGGGGCCCACTTAGTTTGCTTGAAGAG ATGTCAAAGCAGGTTCCCGGTATTACCGTATCTATTGAACGAGAAAACCACACCCATAGTTTCTGTTGCACTGAGGCCGGCTCATTATGGGTTGCTCAGCATGTGGCAAACTGTATCAAGAAGCAGACAGCTTGTACAAACCAGTGA
- the LOC137814617 gene encoding uncharacterized protein isoform X4: MLPCLAGWTFRSLAHSVLLPPLASTRTRFCAKCVVNYSMTVNNNLLSKPIRRANFRLCNVSGYVSEVLEIRAEVPKLHVLLVPGNPGVVLFYKDFVEFLYELLEGTASVTAIGHVSHSRKDSEHGRMFSLQEQIDHKIDFIREELQNIEIPILLVGHSIGSYMSIEIFKKSPEKVKYCIGLYPFLTLNLQSTNQLFIGKIAKSQVLAAALSYLIASLGLLPVQALRFMVRKSLGKSWSVNAVEAACSHLSQYHTMRNVLYLAMTEFRKRHQIGHL, from the exons ATGCTTCCTTGCCTCGCTGGTTGGACTTTCCGATCTTTGGCTCACTCTGTGCTGTTGCCTCCTCTCGCTTCCACCAG GACAAGGTTTTGCGCCAAGTGTGTGGTTAATTACAGCATGACTGTGAACAATAATTTGCTTTCCAAACCTATAAGGCGTGCTAATTTTCGATTATGCAATGTGTCAGG TTACGTTTCTGAAGTATTGGAGATTCGGGCTGAGGTTCCTAAACTGCATGTTCTGCTTGTTCCTGGAAACCCAG GTGTTGTTTTATTCTACAAAGACTTTGTGGAATTTCTATATGAGCTGCTGGAGGGAACTGCTTCTGTGACTG CTATCGGCCATGTTTCTCACTCAAGAAAG GACTCGGAACATGGACGCATGTTTTCTTTACAAGAACAAATTGATCACAAG ATTGACTTCATCAGAGAGGAATTGCAAAATATTGAGATTCCTATATTACTG GTTGGGCACTCTATTGGTTCATACATGTCTATTGAAATTTTCAAAAAGTCTCCGGAGAAG GTGAAATATTGCATTGGACTTTATCCATTTTTGACGTTAAACCTGCAATCAACAAATCAGTTATTTATTGGAAAAATTGCAAA ATCCCAAGTTCTAGCTGCTGCTCTTAGTTACCTGATAGCATCATTAGGCTTGCTACCTGTCCAGGCTTTAAGGTTTATGGTCAGAAAATCCCTTGGGAAGTCATGGTCAGTCAATGCGGTTGAGGCTGCATGCTCTCACTTGTCACAG TACCATACCATGCGGAATGTCCTGTATTTGGCCATGACAGAATTCAGAAAG AGGCACCAGATTGGACATTTATGA
- the LOC137814617 gene encoding uncharacterized protein isoform X1, translating to MLPCLAGWTFRSLAHSVLLPPLASTRTRFCAKCVVNYSMTVNNNLLSKPIRRANFRLCNVSGYVSEVLEIRAEVPKLHVLLVPGNPGVVLFYKDFVEFLYELLEGTASVTAAIGHVSHSRKDSEHGRMFSLQEQIDHKIDFIREELQNIEIPILLVGHSIGSYMSIEIFKKSPEKVKYCIGLYPFLTLNLQSTNQLFIGKIAKSQVLAAALSYLIASLGLLPVQALRFMVRKSLGKSWSVNAVEAACSHLSQYHTMRNVLYLAMTEFRKLSEAPDWTFMRERKAQLTFLFGVDDHWGPLSLLEEMSKQVPGITVSIERENHTHSFCCTEAGSLWVAQHVANCIKKQTACTNQ from the exons ATGCTTCCTTGCCTCGCTGGTTGGACTTTCCGATCTTTGGCTCACTCTGTGCTGTTGCCTCCTCTCGCTTCCACCAG GACAAGGTTTTGCGCCAAGTGTGTGGTTAATTACAGCATGACTGTGAACAATAATTTGCTTTCCAAACCTATAAGGCGTGCTAATTTTCGATTATGCAATGTGTCAGG TTACGTTTCTGAAGTATTGGAGATTCGGGCTGAGGTTCCTAAACTGCATGTTCTGCTTGTTCCTGGAAACCCAG GTGTTGTTTTATTCTACAAAGACTTTGTGGAATTTCTATATGAGCTGCTGGAGGGAACTGCTTCTGTGACTG CAGCTATCGGCCATGTTTCTCACTCAAGAAAG GACTCGGAACATGGACGCATGTTTTCTTTACAAGAACAAATTGATCACAAG ATTGACTTCATCAGAGAGGAATTGCAAAATATTGAGATTCCTATATTACTG GTTGGGCACTCTATTGGTTCATACATGTCTATTGAAATTTTCAAAAAGTCTCCGGAGAAG GTGAAATATTGCATTGGACTTTATCCATTTTTGACGTTAAACCTGCAATCAACAAATCAGTTATTTATTGGAAAAATTGCAAA ATCCCAAGTTCTAGCTGCTGCTCTTAGTTACCTGATAGCATCATTAGGCTTGCTACCTGTCCAGGCTTTAAGGTTTATGGTCAGAAAATCCCTTGGGAAGTCATGGTCAGTCAATGCGGTTGAGGCTGCATGCTCTCACTTGTCACAG TACCATACCATGCGGAATGTCCTGTATTTGGCCATGACAGAATTCAGAAAG CTTTCAGAGGCACCAGATTGGACATTTATGAGAGAAAGGAAGGCTCAATTGACATTTTTATTTGGTGTTGACGATCACTGGGGCCCACTTAGTTTGCTTGAAGAG ATGTCAAAGCAGGTTCCCGGTATTACCGTATCTATTGAACGAGAAAACCACACCCATAGTTTCTGTTGCACTGAGGCCGGCTCATTATGGGTTGCTCAGCATGTGGCAAACTGTATCAAGAAGCAGACAGCTTGTACAAACCAGTGA
- the LOC137814617 gene encoding uncharacterized protein isoform X3: MLPCLAGWTFRSLAHSVLLPPLASTRTRFCAKCVVNYSMTVNNNLLSKPIRRANFRLCNVSGYVSEVLEIRAEVPKLHVLLVPGNPGVVLFYKDFVEFLYELLEGTASVTAAIGHVSHSRKDSEHGRMFSLQEQIDHKIDFIREELQNIEIPILLVGHSIGSYMSIEIFKKSPEKVKYCIGLYPFLTLNLQSTNQLFIGKIAKSQVLAAALSYLIASLGLLPVQALRFMVRKSLGKSWSVNAVEAACSHLSQYHTMRNVLYLAMTEFRKMSKQVPGITVSIERENHTHSFCCTEAGSLWVAQHVANCIKKQTACTNQ, encoded by the exons ATGCTTCCTTGCCTCGCTGGTTGGACTTTCCGATCTTTGGCTCACTCTGTGCTGTTGCCTCCTCTCGCTTCCACCAG GACAAGGTTTTGCGCCAAGTGTGTGGTTAATTACAGCATGACTGTGAACAATAATTTGCTTTCCAAACCTATAAGGCGTGCTAATTTTCGATTATGCAATGTGTCAGG TTACGTTTCTGAAGTATTGGAGATTCGGGCTGAGGTTCCTAAACTGCATGTTCTGCTTGTTCCTGGAAACCCAG GTGTTGTTTTATTCTACAAAGACTTTGTGGAATTTCTATATGAGCTGCTGGAGGGAACTGCTTCTGTGACTG CAGCTATCGGCCATGTTTCTCACTCAAGAAAG GACTCGGAACATGGACGCATGTTTTCTTTACAAGAACAAATTGATCACAAG ATTGACTTCATCAGAGAGGAATTGCAAAATATTGAGATTCCTATATTACTG GTTGGGCACTCTATTGGTTCATACATGTCTATTGAAATTTTCAAAAAGTCTCCGGAGAAG GTGAAATATTGCATTGGACTTTATCCATTTTTGACGTTAAACCTGCAATCAACAAATCAGTTATTTATTGGAAAAATTGCAAA ATCCCAAGTTCTAGCTGCTGCTCTTAGTTACCTGATAGCATCATTAGGCTTGCTACCTGTCCAGGCTTTAAGGTTTATGGTCAGAAAATCCCTTGGGAAGTCATGGTCAGTCAATGCGGTTGAGGCTGCATGCTCTCACTTGTCACAG TACCATACCATGCGGAATGTCCTGTATTTGGCCATGACAGAATTCAGAAAG ATGTCAAAGCAGGTTCCCGGTATTACCGTATCTATTGAACGAGAAAACCACACCCATAGTTTCTGTTGCACTGAGGCCGGCTCATTATGGGTTGCTCAGCATGTGGCAAACTGTATCAAGAAGCAGACAGCTTGTACAAACCAGTGA